Proteins encoded together in one Sceloporus undulatus isolate JIND9_A2432 ecotype Alabama chromosome 4, SceUnd_v1.1, whole genome shotgun sequence window:
- the LOC121929391 gene encoding phosphatidylinositol-glycan biosynthesis class F protein-like has product MKDMEIKRLLSANVTCIFSIIVTTVVPSLFLENFSILSTHLTWLCICSATVGTVNIILYIILNPNPSTRRSSLAHKVARFIRCCVYFFMSCVLFHGIIVLYGAPLLESVLETFLFAVLLSTFTALHCLCLLGPNIHIWLKVFSKNGAMSIWDNNLQITTMCSVVGAWLGAFPIPLDWDRPWQVWPISCSLGATFGYASGLLIAPLWIYWNRKQLTYKSR; this is encoded by the coding sequence ATGAAGGACATGGAGATAAAGAGACTGCTTTCTGCCAATGTTACCTGCATATTTTCAATTATTGTCACAACTGTTGTTCCTTCTCTGTTTTTGGAGAACTTCTCCATCTTGAGTACACACTTGACATGGTTGTGCATCTGTTCAGCAACTGTTGGGACCGTAAATATAATTTTGTATATTATTCTTAATCCAAATCCATCTACTAGAAGAAGTTCTCTTGCTCACAAGGTGGCAAGGTTTATAAGATGTTGTGTGTACTTTTTCATGTCTTGCGTCCTGTTCCATGGAATCATTGTTCTTTATGGAGCACCATTACTAGAGTCAGTCTTGGAGACCTTTTTATTTGCTGTTCTTCTTTCTACCTTTACTGCTTTGCATTGCTTGTGTTTGCTGGGACCAAATATTCACATATGGCTCAAAGTGTTCAGTAAAAATGGGGCTATGTCCATCTGGGATAACAACTTGCAGATTACCACAATGTGCAGTGTGGTGGGTGCATGGCTTGGAGCATTTCCTATTCCACTGGATTGGGATAGACCATGGCAGGTGTGGCCCATCTCCTGCTCGCTTGGAGCCACTTTTGGCTATGCATCTGGTCTTCTTATTGCACCCTTGTGGATATACTGGAACAGGAAGCAGCTTACATACAAAAGCAGATAA